A part of candidate division KSB1 bacterium genomic DNA contains:
- a CDS encoding tetratricopeptide repeat protein, which translates to MESIGLNNEISIGGKNFHVQTHYLESGEKVISNVFENGVVVFNKGISMASNASAADIRHVVSQLHQLVISDLEMIYYIAEKVKTIHHAASNNKLGLVFLKRNLLDDAVSAFKRALEIDPELVEGYNNLGYALLRQGAYQEAIEAFNTGIMKNEKYADLHFNLGVAYFQNGKFADALRELNNAIAINSNYVAALLYICMIHLKSLVEELPDVALGSISERITFVENKLIDINSNGLYFKPENIDAALEHVRQANYSAAIDALDAASKELPELLDSYLESEFYLKFMFGGKGKDEQFINEYIGQLKAAIEKYPSYADLHNNLGIAYLIKCRNLFLNALEEFREAKRINPDFKKADKNLKLAENDGKGFLILLRAILK; encoded by the coding sequence ATGGAAAGCATCGGATTGAATAACGAAATTTCAATTGGTGGCAAAAATTTTCACGTTCAGACTCATTATTTAGAATCTGGCGAAAAAGTCATCTCCAATGTGTTTGAAAATGGTGTCGTCGTTTTCAACAAGGGGATTTCGATGGCGAGCAACGCGTCGGCTGCTGATATCCGACATGTTGTTTCTCAACTCCATCAACTTGTGATCAGTGATCTGGAGATGATCTATTATATCGCGGAGAAGGTTAAAACCATTCATCACGCAGCATCCAACAATAAGTTAGGCCTAGTTTTTTTAAAGAGGAATTTGCTTGATGATGCCGTATCCGCATTCAAAAGAGCCCTTGAAATTGATCCGGAACTGGTAGAGGGCTACAATAATCTGGGATATGCGCTACTACGGCAAGGTGCCTATCAGGAAGCAATTGAAGCATTTAATACCGGCATTATGAAAAATGAAAAATATGCTGATCTTCATTTCAATCTGGGAGTAGCATATTTTCAAAATGGAAAATTTGCTGATGCCTTGCGAGAATTGAATAATGCGATCGCGATCAATAGCAACTATGTTGCTGCACTACTATATATTTGCATGATTCATCTTAAAAGTCTTGTCGAAGAGCTTCCTGACGTTGCTTTGGGCTCGATTTCAGAGCGAATAACTTTCGTTGAAAATAAACTGATCGATATTAATTCAAATGGCCTCTATTTTAAGCCAGAAAATATCGACGCCGCTTTGGAACATGTTCGGCAAGCCAATTATTCCGCTGCTATTGATGCACTTGACGCTGCCAGCAAAGAGCTGCCGGAGCTATTGGATAGCTATCTGGAAAGCGAATTTTATTTGAAGTTCATGTTCGGTGGCAAAGGAAAGGATGAGCAGTTTATTAATGAATACATCGGACAATTAAAGGCTGCAATTGAGAAGTATCCAAGTTATGCTGACTTACATAACAATTTGGGCATCGCCTATTTAATTAAGTGCCGCAATCTCTTTTTAAATGCGCTGGAAGAATTTCGTGAGGCGAAAAGAATCAATCCTGATTTCAAAAAGGCAGATAAAAATTTGAAATTGGCTGAAAATGATGGAAAAGGGTTTCTTATTTTATTAAGAGCAATTTTGAAATAA
- the coaD gene encoding pantetheine-phosphate adenylyltransferase, with protein MRIGIYPGTFDPITNGHLDIIERAVLLFDKVIVAVTTNPAKSPLFDINERIEMIKSVTHSMHTVEVDSFDDLLVNYALSKKAIAIIRGLRATSDFEYEFQMALVNRKLSDQLVTVFLMPNEKYTYLNSTIVKEIASFGGDVSRFVPMEIHRKLAEKFKKH; from the coding sequence TTGCGAATCGGAATATATCCAGGGACTTTCGATCCCATAACTAATGGTCATTTGGATATTATTGAACGTGCCGTGTTGTTGTTCGATAAAGTCATCGTCGCAGTGACCACAAACCCTGCAAAATCTCCGCTATTTGACATCAATGAACGTATTGAAATGATCAAGAGTGTGACACACTCCATGCATACCGTTGAGGTGGATAGCTTTGACGATTTGTTGGTCAACTATGCTTTATCCAAGAAAGCCATTGCCATCATCCGTGGTCTTCGCGCCACTTCGGATTTTGAATATGAATTTCAGATGGCGTTGGTCAATCGAAAGTTATCAGATCAATTGGTAACTGTATTCCTCATGCCAAATGAAAAATACACGTATTTGAATTCAACCATAGTTAAGGAAATTGCCAGTTTTGGAGGCGATGTAAGCCGATTTGTCCCAATGGAAATACATCGAAAATTGGCTGAAAAATTCAAAAAGCACTAA
- the rsmD gene encoding 16S rRNA (guanine(966)-N(2))-methyltransferase RsmD — MRVIAGSCRGRRLVSPHTDDIRPTADKVKKYIFDYLGDVVSDAIVLDLFSGTGNLAIEALSRGARFAILVDISRSSIALIHRNLKLTNLVDKCRVIRQDSLRYLRKSIRKGDEFDLIFADPPYAEKSYHEIITFIDRDKLLRNGGFFIFEHSARSTIEFNPTFLSLVQTRKFGDTAVSIYQKKGQSSCESEYIQGLSIP; from the coding sequence ATGCGGGTTATCGCGGGGAGCTGCAGAGGAAGGCGGCTTGTTTCGCCCCACACAGATGATATCAGGCCGACGGCAGATAAAGTTAAAAAATATATTTTCGACTATCTCGGCGATGTAGTATCGGACGCTATTGTTCTGGATTTGTTCAGTGGAACCGGCAATTTAGCTATAGAAGCCTTGAGTCGGGGCGCGCGGTTTGCAATATTGGTCGATATATCGAGAAGCTCGATCGCGCTGATTCATCGAAACTTGAAATTGACAAATCTGGTCGATAAGTGTCGGGTGATTCGACAGGATTCTTTGCGCTACTTGAGAAAATCGATTCGAAAGGGGGATGAATTTGATTTGATATTTGCTGATCCGCCCTACGCTGAAAAAAGCTACCATGAGATCATCACCTTTATTGATCGTGATAAGTTGCTACGAAATGGTGGCTTTTTTATTTTTGAGCACAGCGCACGATCAACCATTGAATTCAATCCGACATTTTTGAGCTTAGTGCAAACTCGAAAATTTGGGGATACTGCAGTTAGCATTTATCAAAAGAAAGGGCAATCATCTTGCGAATCGGAATATATCCAGGGACTTTCGATCCCATAA
- the pilM gene encoding pilus assembly protein PilM, producing the protein MDANPTNIQLGIYIRDRNVKLIEVESTSQQFRINKIIQTELNTPLNIESICNDQRIEDIGSQLQQLVRNYRLNAQKTIFALQNQFALIKKLPYESDLSDSDLIDQVDWEVKQFSYHPSDEYIVDFQKLQQTSRRQEHEMLVVSVREKIIRQLRKLFSIAKLNVRVVDLDIFTAKRAIELNYELRVGDIIALVEVSSGGLMFTIIEDKEYWISQDLPAYKLDPTITSLDAADEDDIAKYVSKELRRVMLDNKVGESIEALNRIFLYGDLVKDSILENLQNNYNVRIDRANPFRRLLFAPNVSVDENIWSRPETFTVCVGAALRKK; encoded by the coding sequence ATGGATGCAAATCCGACCAATATTCAACTGGGGATATATATAAGAGACCGCAATGTGAAGTTGATTGAGGTTGAAAGTACATCTCAGCAGTTCCGGATCAATAAAATTATCCAGACTGAATTAAACACCCCGCTGAATATTGAAAGCATTTGTAATGATCAAAGAATAGAGGATATAGGCAGCCAATTGCAGCAACTGGTTAGGAATTACCGATTGAATGCCCAAAAAACCATATTTGCATTGCAAAATCAATTTGCGCTGATTAAAAAGCTGCCATATGAAAGCGATTTGTCGGATAGCGATTTGATCGATCAGGTTGATTGGGAGGTAAAGCAATTCTCTTATCACCCCAGTGATGAATATATTGTTGATTTTCAAAAGCTCCAGCAGACCAGCCGGCGGCAAGAGCACGAGATGTTGGTGGTCTCAGTGAGAGAAAAAATCATTCGACAATTGCGAAAGTTATTCTCCATTGCCAAATTGAATGTGAGAGTGGTTGATCTGGATATATTTACTGCCAAGCGCGCCATCGAGCTCAATTATGAATTGCGAGTGGGCGATATAATTGCGTTGGTTGAAGTGAGCTCCGGCGGGCTCATGTTTACTATCATCGAGGACAAAGAATATTGGATATCCCAGGATCTTCCAGCTTATAAGTTGGATCCCACGATCACTTCGTTGGATGCAGCAGACGAGGATGATATCGCAAAATATGTTTCAAAAGAATTGCGCCGGGTGATGCTGGATAACAAGGTGGGTGAAAGCATTGAAGCATTAAATCGAATTTTTCTATATGGAGATCTTGTTAAAGATAGTATTCTTGAAAACCTGCAAAATAATTATAATGTGAGGATCGATCGCGCCAATCCATTTCGGCGCTTGTTATTCGCACCGAATGTGAGTGTCGATGAGAATATTTGGTCGCGTCCCGAAACGTTTACTGTTTGTGTCGGTGCAGCGCTGAGGAAAAAATGA
- a CDS encoding helix-hairpin-helix domain-containing protein: protein MIELFTKQERLFISFLVFGILLGAAIRLYRSYVEPSPKIDPQLTLIEQQIKEKAAEIDSLLEETEQFPRPVEPVQQLVVSPQTSSVKKTSKTRSILTPIDINQATIEELIQIPQIGQVIAARIVEYRKEHGNFKQIEELLAVKGVGRKKLEVMRPYIFVQDK from the coding sequence ATGATCGAGCTATTTACAAAACAGGAAAGATTGTTCATTTCCTTTTTGGTATTCGGCATTCTGCTTGGGGCTGCCATTCGCTTATATAGATCTTATGTCGAGCCATCACCCAAAATCGATCCGCAGTTGACCTTGATCGAACAACAAATAAAAGAAAAGGCTGCGGAGATCGATTCTTTGCTCGAGGAAACGGAACAATTCCCTCGGCCGGTTGAACCGGTTCAGCAACTGGTTGTGTCGCCACAAACTAGCAGCGTCAAAAAAACTTCAAAAACGAGATCGATCTTGACGCCCATTGATATTAATCAGGCGACGATTGAGGAGCTCATCCAGATTCCTCAAATCGGACAGGTGATCGCGGCTCGGATAGTGGAGTATCGTAAAGAACATGGCAATTTTAAGCAGATCGAAGAACTTTTAGCGGTGAAGGGTGTCGGGCGCAAAAAATTGGAAGTCATGCGACCTTATATTTTCGTTCAGGACAAGTAG
- the dnaJ gene encoding molecular chaperone DnaJ has product MAKDYYQILGVSRDADANEIKKAYRKLALQYHPDRNAGDKQAEEKFKEVSEAYEVLKDPEKRRRYDQYGESGLKGGFEDFGGFEFDLSDALRTFMSAGFGFGDFFGTTSQARSRRTKVRGTDLQIRLALTLEEIATGVTKKLKVKRYVRCEVCGGSGLKKGTSMENCPLCHGIGEIRQASRTIFGQFINVTTCSECGGEGRIIKTPCSNCHGEGRVKAESTLNVTIPAGVTSGNYLSLRGEGNVGPRGGPAGDAIVVIEEKEHQYFERHGDDILYDLYVSFSQVALGDEVEVPTLNGRARLTIAPGTQSGKILRMKGKGIPHLNQQGKGDQLVRVLVWTPTKLSEREKQLLRELMNSEGLKPPTADKSFFKKVKQALFE; this is encoded by the coding sequence ATGGCGAAAGATTATTATCAAATATTAGGTGTTTCCCGTGATGCCGACGCGAATGAAATAAAAAAAGCATATAGAAAATTGGCTCTTCAGTATCATCCAGATAGAAATGCAGGGGACAAACAAGCCGAGGAGAAGTTCAAGGAGGTCTCTGAGGCCTATGAAGTATTAAAAGATCCAGAAAAGCGCCGTCGCTATGATCAATATGGTGAATCAGGTTTGAAAGGTGGTTTTGAAGATTTTGGTGGTTTTGAGTTTGATTTGAGCGATGCGCTGAGGACTTTTATGTCCGCGGGATTTGGATTTGGTGATTTTTTTGGTACGACCAGTCAAGCACGGAGTCGGCGGACAAAGGTCCGGGGAACCGATCTCCAGATCCGGCTAGCATTGACATTGGAGGAAATCGCGACTGGGGTTACGAAAAAGCTGAAGGTGAAGCGATACGTCAGATGTGAAGTTTGTGGGGGCTCTGGCTTAAAAAAAGGTACTAGTATGGAGAATTGTCCTCTGTGCCATGGAATTGGAGAAATTCGCCAGGCTTCTCGGACGATTTTTGGGCAGTTCATTAATGTGACCACCTGCTCTGAATGTGGCGGCGAAGGTCGAATCATCAAAACGCCCTGCTCCAATTGCCACGGTGAGGGACGGGTAAAGGCGGAAAGCACGCTCAATGTAACCATTCCGGCTGGAGTGACCAGTGGAAATTATTTGAGCTTGCGAGGCGAAGGAAATGTGGGACCTCGAGGAGGCCCTGCGGGTGATGCCATCGTAGTGATTGAAGAAAAAGAGCACCAATATTTCGAACGCCATGGTGACGACATATTATATGATCTTTACGTTAGCTTTAGTCAGGTAGCTTTAGGGGATGAGGTTGAGGTCCCAACCCTAAACGGCAGGGCGCGGCTGACGATTGCCCCTGGCACCCAATCAGGCAAGATCCTCAGGATGAAAGGGAAGGGAATTCCGCATTTGAACCAACAGGGAAAAGGGGACCAACTGGTTCGCGTATTGGTATGGACGCCCACTAAGCTATCTGAAAGGGAAAAGCAATTGCTTCGAGAATTGATGAATAGCGAGGGATTAAAACCACCAACAGCAGATAAAAGCTTTTTTAAAAAAGTTAAACAAGCATTATTTGAATGA